Proteins encoded in a region of the Stieleria neptunia genome:
- the nuoB gene encoding NADH-quinone oxidoreductase subunit B, producing the protein MGVVTDKLPGALEKVPGGNVLVTRFDEIINWARANSLWPLTFGTSCCAIEMLMATGGPRHDLARFGAEVARPSPRQADLLILAGTIVKRMAPRLRTLYEQMAEPRYVIATGACTISGGPFIYHSYTTVRGADEIIPVDVYVPGCPPRPEQLFHGLLTLQKMIKEGETIREPGVRRKPVISALPEGVTLEDIQGQMKELLVKENVVDVQHAVDKLKWPSGLNERSSGKSDANESGAGDGT; encoded by the coding sequence ATGGGAGTCGTAACGGACAAGCTGCCCGGTGCACTGGAGAAGGTACCCGGCGGCAACGTCTTGGTGACCCGGTTTGACGAGATCATCAACTGGGCGCGTGCCAACAGCCTGTGGCCGTTGACGTTTGGCACCAGTTGCTGCGCGATCGAGATGTTGATGGCCACGGGGGGACCGCGACACGACTTGGCCCGATTCGGAGCCGAGGTCGCGCGGCCGTCGCCGCGTCAAGCTGATTTGTTGATTCTGGCGGGCACCATCGTCAAACGAATGGCTCCGCGGTTGCGGACGTTGTACGAACAGATGGCGGAGCCGAGGTACGTGATCGCGACGGGAGCCTGCACGATTTCCGGTGGCCCGTTCATCTATCATTCCTACACGACCGTGCGGGGCGCCGACGAGATCATTCCCGTCGATGTTTACGTTCCAGGTTGTCCCCCGCGCCCCGAACAATTGTTCCATGGCTTGTTGACGTTGCAGAAAATGATCAAAGAGGGCGAGACGATTCGCGAGCCCGGTGTGCGTCGCAAACCGGTCATCAGCGCGCTGCCCGAAGGGGTCACGTTGGAAGACATTCAGGGTCAGATGAAGGAGTTGCTCGTCAAGGAGAACGTGGTCGACGTTCAGCATGCCGTCGACAAACTCAAGTGGCCGAGCGGGTTGAACGAACGCAGTTCCGGCAAGAGCGACGCGAACGAAAGCGGGGCGGGTGATGGAACGTGA
- a CDS encoding NADH-quinone oxidoreductase subunit C has translation MEREALQAAVCELDSAVRPLDENADRAAVIVEASALPAIIRRLRDEPEFAFAQLLDHVAVDWIDRGQFELIYQLYSFKHKHFLSVSVLVPREDPRVPTLCRVHPVAEWQEREVYDLFGVLYEDHPDLRRLFLEDDWIGFPLRKDYQDDFMLDRPR, from the coding sequence ATGGAACGTGAGGCCCTGCAAGCGGCGGTTTGTGAACTCGACTCGGCCGTCCGCCCGTTGGATGAAAACGCCGACCGTGCGGCGGTCATCGTCGAAGCGAGTGCGTTGCCCGCGATCATCCGCCGGCTCCGTGACGAGCCCGAATTTGCCTTCGCCCAATTACTCGATCACGTGGCGGTCGATTGGATCGACCGCGGACAGTTCGAGCTGATTTACCAGTTGTACTCGTTCAAGCACAAACATTTTCTTTCGGTCAGCGTGTTGGTCCCACGAGAGGATCCCCGCGTGCCGACGCTCTGTCGCGTGCACCCGGTCGCGGAGTGGCAGGAACGGGAAGTCTACGACCTGTTCGGCGTGTTGTACGAGGATCATCCGGATCTCAGAAGGCTGTTCCTGGAAGACGATTGGATCGGATTTCCGTTGCGCAAGGACTACCAAGACGACTTCATGCTCGATAGGCCAAGATGA
- a CDS encoding NADH-quinone oxidoreductase subunit D, which translates to MTIEVSSLKELVEQASGDDRSPDTQEYFVNMGPQHPSTHGVLRLVLKLDGERVLRCIPVLGYIHRSIEKISEHMNYMNCVHLTDRMDYLSSIMNNWAVSKAVEEAAGIEVNSRIQYIRTIFAELERIQSHQLWWGVLGMDLGAFTPFLYGIRDREVLNDVMEETVGARLTMNYVLPGGLMADIHPNFVHRVKEFIKYFRPKLDEYDDLLTNNVIIQERLRNVGVLSAQTAVQYGATGPVLRGSGVAFDLRKDHPYGVYDQADFEVPVGTVGDSWDRYWVRVEEMRQSLNIVEQLLDNIPPGDFLVKKLNSKIKIPEGRYYSQLETARGILGVFIASDKKDEPYRMHYRSPNFNNLWCLEPMIKGDYIASLIGAMSSLDLVIPDIDR; encoded by the coding sequence ATGACCATAGAAGTTTCGTCACTGAAGGAACTCGTGGAGCAGGCCAGCGGCGACGACCGTTCGCCGGATACCCAAGAGTATTTCGTCAACATGGGCCCCCAGCACCCGTCGACCCACGGCGTGTTGCGGCTGGTGCTGAAGTTGGACGGCGAAAGGGTGCTTCGATGTATTCCCGTGCTCGGTTACATCCACCGCAGCATCGAGAAGATCTCCGAGCACATGAACTACATGAATTGTGTCCATTTGACCGACCGGATGGATTACCTGTCGTCGATCATGAACAACTGGGCGGTGTCCAAGGCGGTGGAAGAAGCGGCGGGGATCGAGGTCAATTCACGCATCCAGTACATCCGCACGATCTTCGCCGAGCTGGAACGGATTCAGAGCCATCAATTGTGGTGGGGCGTGTTGGGGATGGATCTGGGGGCGTTCACGCCGTTCCTGTACGGGATCCGCGATCGTGAGGTCCTCAACGACGTGATGGAAGAGACGGTCGGTGCCCGGCTGACGATGAACTATGTGCTGCCCGGCGGGTTGATGGCCGACATCCATCCGAATTTTGTCCACCGCGTCAAGGAATTTATCAAGTACTTTCGTCCCAAGCTGGATGAATACGATGACCTGTTGACCAACAACGTCATCATCCAAGAACGCCTTCGTAACGTCGGTGTCCTGTCGGCGCAGACGGCGGTCCAGTACGGGGCCACCGGGCCGGTGTTGCGCGGGTCGGGCGTCGCGTTCGACCTTCGAAAAGATCACCCCTACGGCGTCTACGACCAGGCGGACTTTGAGGTCCCCGTCGGCACGGTCGGCGACAGTTGGGACCGGTACTGGGTGCGGGTCGAGGAGATGCGCCAGTCGCTGAACATCGTCGAGCAGCTGCTCGACAACATTCCGCCGGGCGATTTTCTGGTCAAGAAACTGAATTCCAAGATCAAGATTCCGGAAGGACGCTACTATAGCCAACTGGAAACGGCACGCGGGATTTTGGGCGTGTTCATCGCGTCGGACAAGAAGGACGAACCGTATCGGATGCACTATCGTTCTCCGAACTTCAATAACCTGTGGTGCCTGGAACCCATGATCAAGGGCGACTACATCGCCTCGTTGATCGGGGCCATGTCGTCTCTGGATCTGGTCATCCCGGACATCGATCGATAA
- the nuoH gene encoding NADH-quinone oxidoreductase subunit NuoH, translating to MADALLNQLSLTLSVPSSQAFAAPAMSLADRASRALESGVWGAVMYIVIGLVAVLTGVSVLGLVMSYIERKVAGHFQCRLGPMRVGPHGVLQSLADGIKLLFKEGIEPGQGDKVIFIGAPIFSITATILLLAIVPLAPGIQVVDMNVGVVYIAAVSGLGVMGILMGGWSSNNKWSLLGAMRAGAQMISYEVSLTIALLVVVLFSGTLKVSEIIESQQQGWWIWRGHGVAIVAFCLYVIASTAELNRTPFDLPEGESELTGGYHTEYSGLRFSFFFLAEFANLFVFSALAVTFFFGGWLPFHVGNYEGFNAVMDLLPPVISPMFWFGSKCALLIFVLMWFRWTFPRLRMDQLMRLEWKVLLPIGFVNLILAATVVLTGLYFFPSAT from the coding sequence GTGGCAGACGCTTTGTTGAATCAGCTTTCGCTGACGCTGTCGGTTCCATCGAGCCAGGCGTTTGCCGCGCCGGCGATGTCGTTGGCCGACCGTGCCAGTCGGGCGCTAGAGTCCGGCGTTTGGGGTGCGGTGATGTACATCGTGATCGGGTTGGTCGCCGTGCTCACCGGCGTCTCGGTGTTGGGGTTGGTGATGAGCTACATCGAACGCAAGGTCGCCGGTCACTTTCAGTGTCGATTGGGGCCGATGCGGGTCGGTCCGCACGGCGTGCTGCAGTCGTTGGCCGATGGCATCAAGTTGTTGTTCAAGGAGGGCATTGAGCCGGGGCAGGGCGACAAGGTGATCTTCATCGGCGCACCGATCTTCAGCATCACGGCGACGATCTTGTTGTTGGCGATCGTTCCGCTGGCACCCGGAATCCAGGTCGTCGACATGAATGTCGGGGTGGTCTACATCGCGGCGGTCAGCGGTTTGGGCGTGATGGGGATTTTGATGGGCGGCTGGAGCAGCAACAACAAGTGGTCGCTGTTGGGGGCGATGCGAGCCGGCGCGCAGATGATTTCCTACGAGGTCTCGCTGACCATTGCGCTGTTGGTGGTGGTCCTGTTTTCGGGCACCTTGAAGGTTTCAGAAATCATTGAAAGCCAACAACAAGGATGGTGGATTTGGAGGGGCCATGGTGTCGCGATCGTCGCGTTTTGCCTGTACGTGATCGCGTCCACCGCGGAACTCAATCGGACGCCCTTCGATTTGCCCGAAGGCGAGAGCGAATTGACCGGCGGCTACCACACCGAGTACAGCGGATTGCGATTCTCGTTTTTCTTTCTCGCCGAATTCGCCAACCTGTTCGTTTTCTCGGCGCTGGCGGTGACCTTTTTCTTTGGCGGTTGGTTGCCGTTCCATGTCGGCAACTACGAAGGATTCAACGCCGTGATGGATCTGTTGCCTCCGGTGATCTCGCCGATGTTCTGGTTCGGCAGCAAATGCGCGTTGCTGATTTTTGTCTTGATGTGGTTTCGCTGGACCTTTCCGCGACTTCGAATGGATCAATTGATGCGTTTGGAGTGGAAGGTGCTGTTGCCGATCGGCTTTGTCAATCTGATCTTGGCGGCAACGGTGGTGCTGACCGGACTGTATTTTTTCCCCTCCGCGACATGA